The following proteins are co-located in the Pomacea canaliculata isolate SZHN2017 linkage group LG10, ASM307304v1, whole genome shotgun sequence genome:
- the LOC112573140 gene encoding mesoderm induction early response protein 1-like isoform X1: MAENAGSESSSPDTDRDFDPSAEMLINDYDDERTLDEEENMSGESFTNELDELEKEGDMPIDQLLAMYGCGEATGGSNGHPSIVSGSSPDDDGDGTMMSTGSGDNDGGHDSTRSSSESEILENNDLTLDKDEIARDLLANNGPGDDTETTVTDLLHAVSSSSTARLLRSNSRPGSEASSDSEEDVDYLPENDEDGKKMIQVGHDYQATVPEGLSLYGDAPAYENEDRLLWDPTKIDDEKLEAYLRDVHAQTMMNAVGVGIIPTGCHVRDDEQALYLLLQCGHNIEEALRRRKMQAVPPSDPMSLWSEEECRNFENGLRLYGKNFYLIQQNKVRTRSVGELIQFYYLWKKTERHDVFANRNRLEKRKYTLHPGVTDYMDRFLDEQENGIVPGTMPGRDRSASPLTSLIYGDPKRTHLKQDADEASAATFDPIDPQPITSIGTATNSVALMPAGASGSITAEASFSASAGASAACPSSSDNQHCKRGLEEIQDPKGDASVRGDMNGNTEDSGTSATEPVPKKLKRDKGDVGVEGRSLEQPDVAQRADLKHLDTVSLPALQVIPGSALRTADLPTSTDSFCRGSRATAESLSQ, from the exons ATGGCGGAG AATGCTGGAAGTGAATCCAGTAGtccag ACACAGACAGAGACTTTGATCCTTCAGCAGAAATGCTGattaatgattatgatgatgaacGAACACTGGATGAAGAGGAAAATATGAGTGGGGAGAGTTTCACTAATGAGTTGGATGAACTTGAAAAG GAGGGTGATATGCCTATAGACCAGCTGTTGGCCATGTATGGCTGTGGTGAGGCCACTGGGGGATCTAATGGTCATCCAAGCATCGTCAGTGGTTCAAGccctgatgatgatggagatggcACCATGATGAGCACTGGTTCAGGAGACAATGATGGAGGCCATGACAGCACCCGATCTAGCAGCGAGTCAGAGATACTGGAGAACAATGACCTGACCTTAGATAAAGATGAAATTGCCCGTGATTTACTTGCTAACAATGGGCCTGGTGATGACACAGAGACAACAGTAACAGATCTGCTGCATGCAGTGTCATCATCTAGTACAGCACGCCTTTTGAGAT CTAACAGTCGTCCAGGAAGTGAAGCCTCATCCGATTCAGAGGAGGATGTGGACTATCTACCAGAAAATGATGAGGATGGAAAGAAG atgATTCAGGTTGGTCATGATTATCAAGCTACTGTTCCAGAAGGACTTAGTCTGTATGGTGATGCACCAG CTTATGAGAATGAAGATCGATTGTTATGGGATCCAACCAAAATTGATGATGAAAAAT TGGAGGCGTATTTGCGAGATGTCCATGCCCAGACAATGATGAATGCAGTTGGTGTTGGTATCATTCCCACTGGCTGCCATGTAAGAGATGATGAACAG GCTTTGTACTTGCTTCTGCAATGTGGTCACAATATAGAGGAAGCATTAAGACGACGAAAAATGCAAGCTGTTCCTCCCTCAG atCCAATGAGTTTGTGGTCAGAAGAGGAAtgcagaaattttgaaaatggtCTACGATTATATGGAAAAAACTTTTACTTGATACAGCAGAATAAG GTGCGGACAAGATCGGTGGGAGAACTTATCCAGTTTTACTATCTGTGGAAAAAGACTGAGCGCCATGATGTATTTGCAAACAGGAACAGactagaaaaaaggaaatacacGCTGCATCCAGGAGTGAC agATTACATGGATCGGTTCCTGGATGAACAGGAAAATGGAATTGTGCCAGGTACTATGCCTGGTCGAGATCGCTCTGCCAGCCCTCTCACTTCTCTTATTTATGGGGATCCAAAGCGCACACACCTGAAGCAAGATGCTGACGAGGCCTCTGCTGCCACCTTCGATCCCATAGACCCACAACCCATCACCAGCATTGGCACGGCAACAAACAGTGTTGCGCTAATGCCTGCTGGTGCAAGCGGTAGCATCACTGCAGAAGCCAGCTTCAGCGCCAGTGCTGGAGCCAGTGCTGCCTGCCCTAGCAGCAGTGACAACCAGCATTGCAAGCGTGGACTGGAGGAAATTCAGGACCCCAAAGGAGACGCTAGTGTTCGTGGTGACATGAATGGCAACACAGAAGACTCTGGCACAAGTGCCACTGagccagtgccaaagaagctgAAAAGGGACAAAGGGGATGTGGGGGTTGAAGGGAGGAGTCTAGAACAGCCAGATGTAGCACAGCGAGCAGACTTAAAACACTTGGACACCGTTTCTCTCCCTGCTTTGCAGGTTATACCTGGCAGTGCTTTAAGAACGGCCGACCTCCCAACGTCCACTGACAGTTTCTGCAGGGGCAGTCGAGCAACAGCTGAATCATTGAGCCAGTGA
- the LOC112573140 gene encoding mesoderm induction early response protein 1-like isoform X2: MLINDYDDERTLDEEENMSGESFTNELDELEKEGDMPIDQLLAMYGCGEATGGSNGHPSIVSGSSPDDDGDGTMMSTGSGDNDGGHDSTRSSSESEILENNDLTLDKDEIARDLLANNGPGDDTETTVTDLLHAVSSSSTARLLRSNSRPGSEASSDSEEDVDYLPENDEDGKKMIQVGHDYQATVPEGLSLYGDAPAYENEDRLLWDPTKIDDEKLEAYLRDVHAQTMMNAVGVGIIPTGCHVRDDEQALYLLLQCGHNIEEALRRRKMQAVPPSDPMSLWSEEECRNFENGLRLYGKNFYLIQQNKVRTRSVGELIQFYYLWKKTERHDVFANRNRLEKRKYTLHPGVTDYMDRFLDEQENGIVPGTMPGRDRSASPLTSLIYGDPKRTHLKQDADEASAATFDPIDPQPITSIGTATNSVALMPAGASGSITAEASFSASAGASAACPSSSDNQHCKRGLEEIQDPKGDASVRGDMNGNTEDSGTSATEPVPKKLKRDKGDVGVEGRSLEQPDVAQRADLKHLDTVSLPALQVIPGSALRTADLPTSTDSFCRGSRATAESLSQ; this comes from the exons ATGCTGattaatgattatgatgatgaacGAACACTGGATGAAGAGGAAAATATGAGTGGGGAGAGTTTCACTAATGAGTTGGATGAACTTGAAAAG GAGGGTGATATGCCTATAGACCAGCTGTTGGCCATGTATGGCTGTGGTGAGGCCACTGGGGGATCTAATGGTCATCCAAGCATCGTCAGTGGTTCAAGccctgatgatgatggagatggcACCATGATGAGCACTGGTTCAGGAGACAATGATGGAGGCCATGACAGCACCCGATCTAGCAGCGAGTCAGAGATACTGGAGAACAATGACCTGACCTTAGATAAAGATGAAATTGCCCGTGATTTACTTGCTAACAATGGGCCTGGTGATGACACAGAGACAACAGTAACAGATCTGCTGCATGCAGTGTCATCATCTAGTACAGCACGCCTTTTGAGAT CTAACAGTCGTCCAGGAAGTGAAGCCTCATCCGATTCAGAGGAGGATGTGGACTATCTACCAGAAAATGATGAGGATGGAAAGAAG atgATTCAGGTTGGTCATGATTATCAAGCTACTGTTCCAGAAGGACTTAGTCTGTATGGTGATGCACCAG CTTATGAGAATGAAGATCGATTGTTATGGGATCCAACCAAAATTGATGATGAAAAAT TGGAGGCGTATTTGCGAGATGTCCATGCCCAGACAATGATGAATGCAGTTGGTGTTGGTATCATTCCCACTGGCTGCCATGTAAGAGATGATGAACAG GCTTTGTACTTGCTTCTGCAATGTGGTCACAATATAGAGGAAGCATTAAGACGACGAAAAATGCAAGCTGTTCCTCCCTCAG atCCAATGAGTTTGTGGTCAGAAGAGGAAtgcagaaattttgaaaatggtCTACGATTATATGGAAAAAACTTTTACTTGATACAGCAGAATAAG GTGCGGACAAGATCGGTGGGAGAACTTATCCAGTTTTACTATCTGTGGAAAAAGACTGAGCGCCATGATGTATTTGCAAACAGGAACAGactagaaaaaaggaaatacacGCTGCATCCAGGAGTGAC agATTACATGGATCGGTTCCTGGATGAACAGGAAAATGGAATTGTGCCAGGTACTATGCCTGGTCGAGATCGCTCTGCCAGCCCTCTCACTTCTCTTATTTATGGGGATCCAAAGCGCACACACCTGAAGCAAGATGCTGACGAGGCCTCTGCTGCCACCTTCGATCCCATAGACCCACAACCCATCACCAGCATTGGCACGGCAACAAACAGTGTTGCGCTAATGCCTGCTGGTGCAAGCGGTAGCATCACTGCAGAAGCCAGCTTCAGCGCCAGTGCTGGAGCCAGTGCTGCCTGCCCTAGCAGCAGTGACAACCAGCATTGCAAGCGTGGACTGGAGGAAATTCAGGACCCCAAAGGAGACGCTAGTGTTCGTGGTGACATGAATGGCAACACAGAAGACTCTGGCACAAGTGCCACTGagccagtgccaaagaagctgAAAAGGGACAAAGGGGATGTGGGGGTTGAAGGGAGGAGTCTAGAACAGCCAGATGTAGCACAGCGAGCAGACTTAAAACACTTGGACACCGTTTCTCTCCCTGCTTTGCAGGTTATACCTGGCAGTGCTTTAAGAACGGCCGACCTCCCAACGTCCACTGACAGTTTCTGCAGGGGCAGTCGAGCAACAGCTGAATCATTGAGCCAGTGA
- the LOC112573139 gene encoding LOW QUALITY PROTEIN: WD repeat-containing protein 78-like (The sequence of the model RefSeq protein was modified relative to this genomic sequence to represent the inferred CDS: inserted 1 base in 1 codon): protein MKKSLQVPSGQVTNQSMMKRSIGGMPGNMLKSKQGTRMLQSVRSNQLTSSGSRKTTTSEKIISEKPSFVRGIQIYDEEGNDVTPLPLLTLDPSLVRKNQTSILGEGSTTTPSEFASQAAGLSATGSMYGGPFSRSVFTQSNDTDSGPDEDSISEMTSTWSAGITDTTSQDIRHRREEVKEILTGADLEKTVDLMLEETETFXMLDLPSVCVAADSEEALDVHQKNSQYLELCKSRVGNDLYAERGMTTFNDPPKLKAIQTEKIVLVENGFTCTNWDMYDTYAAEEKLTAAEEEKEGEDEASDSETDANEKTEVTAETDVQENSSSTESFKAVSGGSRATEESSLAVSQMSSRTVDSKSMDSATGYVSAHVEERIMKSESLKKDLFIMERVINLNTYQPKQALYRGLQIVEETEPESTTGAQVPDVGPTLDRLWSYSCSLTKGRNVSCLAWNKSNQDLIAVGYGQFEFTNQKSGLICCWSLKNPEYPERMYTSKQGVTALDFSVANANLLAAGFYDGAVAIYNVRSTVDEPVLDNHDLDHFSRSSAEEHAQGEQESHGKQMGPIWQIQWIEKERGSGEERAEVIIAISLDGRVTQWSIRKGFESYDIMKLKKLPTRMAGKAREKKGEAFISRHAGGLCFDFHPQDTNIYLAGTEDGYIHKCSCSYNEQYLETYSGHTAPVYRIRWSPFDGDIFLSCSADWSIRLWHQDCTSPILSFYSSTKQVHDVCWSPRSSTVFACVNEGAVEVWDLAQSILDAVISTTPTSGAKLTSLTFARNAECLLVGDNEGQATVYLLRCMPPPPPQEDQSGKLGKVIKSSLANQLPNLSGEKDDADDEADL from the exons atgaaaaaatctcTGCAGGTTCCCTCGGG ACAGGTGACCAACCAAAGTATGATGAAGAGAAGTATTGGGGGAATGCCAGGAAACATGTTAAAAAGCAAGCAAGGGACTAGGATGCTTCAGAGTGTCAGAAGCAATCAGCTAACTTCTTCTGGTAGCAGGAAGACTACTACAAGTGAAAAGATAATTTCTGAGAAACCAAGCTTTGTCCGAGGAATACAG atttatgatgAGGAAGGTAATGATGTTACACCTTTACCACTATTGACACTGGACCCTAGTCTGGTACGCAAAAACCAGACCAGCATTCTAGGTGAAGGGTCTACAACAACA CCTTCAGAATTTGCATCCCAAGCAGCAGGATTGTCTGCGACAGGCAGTATGTATGGAGGCCCATTCTCACG GTCAGTCTTCACACAATCAAATGATACTGATTCAGGTCCAGACGAAGATAGTATCTCTGAGATGACATCGACCTGGTCAG CGGGCATCACTGATACAACATCACAAG ACATCCGACACAGGAGGGAAGAAGTGAAGGAGATTTTGACAGGAGCTGACCTAGAAAAGACAGTTGATTTGATGCTGGAAGAAACAGAGACCT GGATGTTGGACTTGccatctgtgtgtgttgctgcTGACAGCGAGGAAGCCCTTGATGTACATCAGAAAAACAGCCAGTATCTAGAg CTGTGCAAATCACGTGTTGGCAACGATCTATATGCAGAGAGGGGAATGACCACATTCAATGACCCACCGAAGTTAAAGGCCATCCAGACAGAAAAGATTGTGCTTGTG GAAAATGGTTTTACCTGTACCAACTGGGACATGTATGACACGTATGctgcagaagaaaaattgaCAGCAG cagaagaagagaaggaaggagaggatGAAGCCTCAGATAGTGAGACAGATGCAAATGAAAAGACAGAAGTGACAGCAGAAACAGATGTTCAGGAAAATAGCAGTTCTACTGAAAGTTTCAAGGCAGTAAGTGGGG GGAGCCGTGCAACAGAAGAATCATCACTGGCAGTTTCTCAGATGTCTTCTAGAACAGTAGACTCAAAAAGTATGGATAGTGCAACAGGCTATGTGTCAGCTCATGTTGAGGAGAGGATAATGAAG TCAGAGTCtttgaaaaaagatttgttCATCATGGAACGAGTGATTAACTTAAATACATACCAGCCCAAACAAGCCCTGTACCGTGGGTTACAGATTGTAGAAG AGACAGAACCTGAATCAACCACGGGAGCTCAAGTGCCAGATGTTGGTCCCACCCTTGACCGGCTGTGGTCCTACTCATGTTCATTGACCAAAGGACGCAACGTCTCTTGCCTGGCGTGGAACAAATCAAATCAA GACCTCATAGCTGTGGGCTATGGGCAGTTTGAATTCACCAACCAGAAGAGTGGTTTAATCTGTTGCTGGTCTTTGAAGAACCCTGAG TACCCAGAAAGAATGTACACCTCAAAGCAAGGAGTGACAGCACTGGACTTTTCTGTTGCCAATGCAAATCTTCTTGCT GCAGGTTTTTATGATGGTGCTGTGGCTATCTACAATGTTCGCAGCACAGTTGATGAACCTGTTTTAGACAACCA tGATTTGGACCACTTCAGCCGCTCGTCAGCAGAAGAGCATGCTCAGGGAGAGCA GGAGTCACATGGAAAGCAGATGGGTCCTATCTGGCAGATTCAGTGGATAGAGAAGGAACGAGGCAGTGGTGAGGAGAGAGCTGAAGTCATCATAGCTATTTCCTTAGATGGACGTGTCACACAGTGGTCTATACGAAAAGGGTTTGAGAGTTATG ACATTATGAAACTTAAGAAGCTGCCTACTCGAATGGCTGGCAAAGCTCGGGAGAAGAAAGGCGAGGCTTTCATATCAAGACATGCAGGAGGCCTATGCTTTGACTTTCATCCACAGGACACTAATAT ATATTTGGCGGGAACAGAAGATGGCTACATCCACAAGTGCTCCTGCTCTTACAACGAACAGTATTTGGAGACTTATTCGGGCCACACA GCCCCTGTATACCGCATCAGATGGTCACCATTTGATGGGGATATTTTCCTGAGCTGCAGTGCTGACTGGAGCATCCGACTATGGCACCAGGATTGTACATCACCCATCTTGTCTTTTTACTCTTCAACA AAGCAGGTGCATGATGTTTGCTGGTCACCTCGGTCATCCACAGTGTTTGCTTGTGTTAATGAGGGAGCTGTTGAAGTGTGGGACCTGGCTCAGAGCAT ATTGGATGCTGTGATATCAACTACCC